The Fervidibacillus albus genome contains a region encoding:
- the tnpA gene encoding IS200/IS605 family transposase, producing MQLDNNNHSVFSLYYHLVLVVKYRRQVIDDTISDYAKDMFVRLGKNYNISLVEWNHDMDHVHILFKAHPNSELSKFINAYKSASSRLIKKHFPQVKRKLWKEYFWSRSFCLLTTGGAPIEVIKKYIENQGMK from the coding sequence ATGCAATTAGACAATAATAACCATTCAGTGTTCTCGTTGTATTATCATCTTGTTCTGGTTGTAAAATATCGCAGACAAGTGATTGATGATACCATATCTGACTATGCAAAAGATATGTTTGTGAGACTAGGTAAAAATTACAATATTTCCTTGGTCGAATGGAATCACGATATGGACCATGTGCATATTTTGTTCAAAGCACATCCGAATAGTGAACTGTCAAAGTTCATCAATGCCTATAAAAGTGCAAGTTCTCGACTAATCAAAAAGCATTTTCCGCAAGTGAAAAGAAAACTGTGGAAAGAATATTTTTGGTCAAGAAGCTTTTGCCTGCTTACAACGGGTGGTGCGCCCATTGAAGTAATAAAAAAATATATAGAAAATCAAGGTATGAAGTGA